The Rhizoctonia solani chromosome 4, complete sequence genome contains a region encoding:
- a CDS encoding autophagy-related protein 16: MSAKQNASTFVSTLCRCGRTSSINNNSQVARRQLECGHYICSDCWHYNQPLPTPACNTCIIYLQAQEIPRLSFYVTAYNDVVKRFKELEKIHSGKLHEVKLANEHITLLKTKLAASHAPGIVASSSPLSLAQQLPNISTVSSTSATKPATIDWQSESGKQVSAYLMKQRETLAMYQKECESLKKRVADLTTQLETKNRPTDEAVTAIEKAELMEAELEGLHTRLAKCEDDLEKAQADLGTANSQNQQLAKELADLKEKATQQRTVLGKAQLHITSLQNRCNNAERDLASARESLKAKDEAIKANARSPRGASVDLPGLGTPLGGPSMVYVPTAAELQQSAALLTSLQSDVSRLNKEKSAHEQEINKLKSSLKSKEDDNQVLGDKLLQSAELASELGKLHLAANSRAESAEEKLLDIQNEMQELRELMEAQAREDKATQNTAKIASGLTKLAEYQSRIAQLESQLIEATRARDEALAQAEVWQENRNKWKRWGEVMALQAKQWEDEVSRAKIPPAKNASVLKPEEPPALSLEAPESGKSRKRPLDMPDTDVDVVHAPARPQADNNAPLTVDSGGEGAERKRARFAS; encoded by the exons ATGTCGGCAAAGCAGAATGCATCCACCTTTGTTTCCACACTATGCCGGTGCGGTCGGACATCATCCATCAACAATAATAGCCAGGTAGCGAGACGGCAATTGGAATGTG GCCACTACATATGCTCTGATTGTTGGCACTACAACCAACCGCTTCCGACCCCAGCCTGCAATACCTGCATCATCTACTTACAAGCCCAAGAAATACCTCGATTATCATTCTACGTAACCGCCTATAACGACGTGGTGAAGCGTTTCAAGGAGCTCGAAAAGATTCATTCGGGGAAACTCCACGAAGTCAAGTTGGCTAATGAGCATATTACTCT GCTCAAAACAAAGTTAGCGGCATCCCATGCCCCTGGTATTGTGGCTTCAAGTTCTCCTCTCTCGCTAGCGCAGCAGCTCCCTAATATCTCTACTGTATCTTCGACCTCCGCGACCAAACCCGCCACGATTGACTGGCA ATCCGAGAGCGGCAAACAGGTCTCGGCGTATCTTATGAAACAACGAGA GACACTGGCAATGTACCAGAAGGAGTGTGAATCTCTCAAGAA GCGCGTGGCGGACCTGACGACTCAACTCGAGACTAAGAACCGTCCGACAGATGAAGCTGTAACTGCGATCGAGAAGGCTGAACTCATGGAAGCTGAACTCGAGGGCCTGCATAC GCGCTTGGCTAAATGTGAGGATGACTTGGAAAAGGCTCAGGCCGATTTGGGAACTGCCAACTC ACAAAATCAACAACTTGCGAAAGAGCTTGCAGATCTGAAGGA GAAGGCTACTCAGCAACGAACCGTTCTGGGAAAGGCCCAGCTCCATATTACGAGCCTTCAGAACAGGTGCAATAATGCCGAGCGAGACTTGGCATCTGCAAGAGA ATCTCTGAAGGCCAAGGATGAGGCAATCAAGGCAAATGCTAG ATCGCCACGAGGCGCTTCCGTTGATCTCCCAGGCTTGGGTACACCTCTTGGAGGACCGAGCATGGTTTATGTGCCAACGGCTGCCGAGCTTCAACAATCTGCTGCATTACTTACATCCCTGCAGAGTGATGTGTCGCGGCTCAACAAGGAGAAATCAGCCCATGAACA AGAGATCAACAAGCTGAAATCTTCCTTGAAGTCCAAAGAGGACGACAACCAGGTCCTTGGAGA TAAATTACTCCAAAGCGCAGAGTTGGCGTCTGAGCTTGGAAA ACTTCATTTGGCTGCCAATTCTCGCGCTGAATCTGCAGAAGAAAAACTCTTGGATATCCAAAATGAAATGCAAGAGCTTAGAGAACTTATGGAAGCCCAAGCGCGGGAGGACAAGGCAACGCAAAACACGGCCAAGATTGCAAG TGGACTCACAAAATTGGCCGA ATACCAATCTCGAATTGCCCAACTAGAGTCGCAACTCATCGAGGCTACACGTGCAAGAGATGAAGCACTTGCCCAAGCCGAAGTGTGGCAAGAGAACCGGAACAAGTGGAAGCGTTGGGGAGAAGTGATGGCCCTCCAAGCCAAACAGTGGGAGGACGAGGTCTCCAGAGCCAAAAT CCCACCCGCAAAGAACGCTTCAGTTCTCAAG CCGGAAGAACCTCCCGCCTTGTCCCTTGAGGCTCCCGAGTCGGGCAAATCTCGTAAGCGGCCCCTCGACATGCCTGACACCGACGTAGACGTAGTTCACGCTCCAGCTCGACCACAAGCCGATAACAATGCCCCACTCACAGTCGACTCGGGCGGGGAAGGCGCCGAACGCAAGCGAGCTAGATTCGCATCTTGA